A DNA window from Anas acuta chromosome 4, bAnaAcu1.1, whole genome shotgun sequence contains the following coding sequences:
- the ADRA2C gene encoding alpha-2C adrenergic receptor codes for MDLLPVGNTSLGSPNESLAPAPSSPLLKPPSPYSPAAVASLAAVVGFLIVFTIVGNVLVVIAVLTSRALRAPQNLFLVSLASADILVATLVMPFSLANELMNYWYFGKAWCNIYLALDVLFCTSSIVHLCAISLDRYWSVTQAVEYNLKRTPRRIKAIILTVWLISAVISFPPLISMYRDPEGDVFPQCKLNDETWYILSSCIGSFFAPCLIMVLVYIRIYRVAKLRTRTLSEKRTMPEGSSQTENGLSRAAGGCTSLRMQLGENGHYSVHHWRKASELEDIELEESSTSESRRRRSREEHPRKSSKSQSFSYSYSSKHSSSRLSRSSNRSMEFFSYRRRRKRSSICRKKVTQAREKRFTFVLAVVMGVFVVCWFPFFFSYSLYGICREACEVPETLFKFFFWIGYCNSSLNPVIYTIFNQDFRRSFKHILFKKKKKNFRH; via the coding sequence ATGGATCTGCTGCCGGTGGGGAACACGAGCCTGGGCTCCCCCAACGAGAGCCTGGCGCCGGCCCCCTCCTCGCCCCTCCTGAAGCCTCCGTCCCCCTACTCGCCCGCCGCCGTGGCCAGCCTGGCGGCCGTGGTGGGCTTCCTCATCGTCTTCACCATCGTGGGCAACGTGCTGGTGGTGATAGCCGTGCTCACCAGCCGGGCGCTGAGAGCCCCCCAGAACCTCTTCTTGGTGTCCCTGGCCAGCGCGGACATCCTGGTGGCTACTCTGGTCATGCCTTTCTCCTTAGCCAACGAGCTTATGAATTACTGGTACTTCGGCAAGGCTTGGTGTAACATTTACCTGGCGCTGGACGTGCTGTTCTGCACCTCCTCCATCGTCCACCTGTGCGCCATCAGTCTCGACAGGTATTGGTCGGTCACGCAGGCGGTGGAGTACAACCTCAAACGGACCCCCCGGCGGATCAAGGCCATCATCCTCACTGTCTGGCTCATTTCAGCTGTCATCTCCTTCCCGCCTTTGATCTCCATGTACCGGGACCCCGAAGGAGATGTCTTTCCCCAGTGCAAGCTCAATGATGAGACGTGGTACATCCTTTCTTCTTGCATTGGCTCTTTCTTTGCCCCCTGCCTCATCATGGTGTTGGTCTATATCCGCATCTACCGCGTGGCCAAGCTAAGGACCAGGACCCTCTCTGAGAAGCGTACAATGCCAGAGGGGTCCTCCCAGACTGAGAATGGCTTGagccgtgctgctgggggctgcacaTCCCTGAGgatgcagctgggagagaatgGACATTATTCAGTGCACCACTGGCGTAAAGCCTCTGAGCTGGAGGACATtgagctggaggagagcagcaccTCAGAGAGCAGGCGGAGGCGGAGCCGGGAGGAGCATCCCCGCAAAAGCAGCAAGAGCCAGTCCTTCTCCTACTCATATTCCTCCAAGCACTCTAGTAGCCGTCTGTCCCGCTCTAGCAACCGCTCCATGGAATTCTTCTCATACCGCCGTCGCCGGAAGCGTAGCAGCATCTGCCGTAAGAAGGTCACCCAGGCCCGGGAGAAACGTTTCACTTTTGTGCTGGCCGTGGTCATGGGGGTCTTTGTAGTTTGCTGGttccctttcttcttcagctACAGCCTCTATGGTATTTGCCGGGAGGCATGTGAGGTCCCTGAGACTCTCTTCAAGTTCTTCTTCTGGATTGGGTATTGCAATAGCTCCCTCAACCCAGTCATCTACACCATCTTCAACCAGGACTTCCGCAGGTCCTTTAAACACATTCTctttaagaagaagaagaagaacttCCGGCATTGA